From Endozoicomonas sp. 8E, the proteins below share one genomic window:
- the purE gene encoding 5-(carboxyamino)imidazole ribonucleotide mutase: protein MEVGIIMGSRSDWPTMKLAAEMLDRFGVRYETRVVSAHRTPQLLADYATGAKERGLKVIIAGAGGAAHLPGMAAAFTSLPVLGVPVQSKALKGMDSLLSIAQMPKGIAVGTLAIGEAGAANAGILAAQIIGTHNEAVMAKVEAFRKEQTDTVLANPNPAED, encoded by the coding sequence ATGGAAGTCGGCATTATCATGGGGTCCAGGTCAGACTGGCCAACGATGAAACTGGCAGCAGAAATGCTGGATCGGTTTGGAGTCCGCTATGAAACCAGAGTGGTTTCAGCACACAGGACTCCCCAGCTGTTGGCTGACTACGCCACAGGCGCAAAAGAACGGGGCCTCAAAGTCATCATCGCAGGTGCGGGTGGTGCGGCTCACCTGCCCGGTATGGCAGCAGCTTTCACCAGCCTGCCTGTTCTGGGTGTGCCTGTTCAGTCCAAAGCACTGAAAGGTATGGACTCATTACTGTCCATCGCCCAGATGCCCAAAGGGATTGCCGTAGGAACTCTGGCCATTGGCGAGGCAGGTGCAGCCAATGCCGGTATTCTGGCCGCTCAAATCATTGGTACCCACAACGAAGCGGTCATGGCTAAAGTAGAAGCTTTCCGCAAAGAACAAACGGACACGGTTCTGGCTAATCCCAATCCGGCCGAGGATTAA
- the dprA gene encoding DNA-processing protein DprA, with product MTQQIHDSIWQPLRKWLLLSFQPGLGAVRFNSLLREFGSADAILSASYQALRMGLPEKLAAQLSGNPETPDIIERLNHCRFWLESSQAHHIITLQSPQYPAALKELSDPPPLLYVIGNIELLNEPQLAIVGSRRPTPQGRRFAQELAKDLSRKGLVITSGMALGIDAAAHQGVLGSYGSTVAVLGTGVDVVYPRSHGDLYQAIAMQGALVSEFPLGTTPNPGHFPRRNRIISGLSSGVLVVEAALNSGSLISARLAAEQGREVFAVPGSVLNPLSRGCHKLIKEGAVLVESAEDILIELQSYLRAFVEPTLKPEPARSDLSGVQRVILESMNGEAVSVDLICQISGLSFDEVSVILTEMELEGFIESVPGGYIRTG from the coding sequence ATGACTCAGCAAATCCATGATTCCATCTGGCAGCCTTTACGCAAATGGCTACTGCTTTCGTTTCAGCCGGGATTAGGAGCAGTTCGATTCAATAGTCTGCTCCGGGAGTTTGGTTCAGCAGACGCTATTCTGTCAGCCTCCTATCAGGCATTGAGGATGGGTCTGCCGGAAAAGCTGGCGGCGCAATTATCAGGAAATCCTGAGACCCCTGATATTATTGAACGTCTGAACCATTGTCGATTCTGGCTGGAATCCAGCCAGGCTCATCACATAATTACCCTGCAATCGCCTCAATACCCTGCTGCTCTCAAAGAGCTAAGTGACCCACCTCCCCTGCTTTACGTGATCGGTAATATCGAACTCTTGAATGAGCCCCAGCTGGCCATTGTCGGCAGCCGCAGACCAACCCCCCAGGGTCGTCGATTCGCTCAGGAACTGGCTAAGGATCTGTCTCGAAAAGGACTGGTCATTACCAGTGGTATGGCATTGGGGATAGATGCAGCTGCTCACCAGGGAGTGCTGGGCAGTTATGGCAGTACCGTAGCGGTTCTGGGAACCGGGGTGGATGTGGTTTATCCAAGAAGCCATGGCGACCTTTATCAGGCTATAGCAATGCAGGGTGCTCTCGTGAGCGAATTTCCCCTGGGAACGACACCTAACCCCGGGCATTTTCCAAGAAGAAACCGCATCATCAGTGGCTTGTCATCGGGTGTACTGGTGGTTGAGGCAGCACTGAACAGCGGATCCCTGATTTCTGCCAGACTGGCTGCCGAGCAGGGGCGCGAAGTCTTTGCTGTACCGGGTTCTGTGTTAAATCCTCTCAGCCGTGGCTGTCATAAGCTCATAAAGGAAGGTGCTGTTCTGGTTGAATCGGCTGAGGATATCCTGATTGAGTTGCAGAGCTATCTCCGGGCTTTCGTTGAACCCACTCTTAAACCTGAACCGGCTCGCTCTGATTTGTCAGGGGTACAAAGAGTCATTCTGGAAAGCATGAACGGTGAAGCCGTCAGTGTGGATCTGATCTGCCAGATATCAGGGCTCTCGTTTGACGAAGTCTCTGTCATTCTGACTGAAATGGAGCTGGAAGGTTTTATTGAGTCGGTGCCTGGTGGTTATATCCGGACGGGGTAG
- a CDS encoding LysM peptidoglycan-binding domain-containing protein: protein MRSIVLGVLLLCLSSSGIAYESPIKSDSPRDYMVKKGDTLWEISNRFLKSPWLWPEIWHANPQIHNPHLIFPGDLVSLVYIDGRPRLTIVRRGESGRTIKLSPKVRTLPAAAAIPAIPLSAIDAFLKSSRVFTSKRALDGAPYIFASRQERIITGAGDKVYVRGQVGSLDKNLDILRTGDVLKDPDSGEVLGIIGRQVADASLQKVDNGIASLNIQTSQQEVRPGDKVVPADTFSLQTTFFPRAPDAQVEGKIVFVVDGVKKVGQFNSVIINRGIREGLRQGDILNAYKNLKVKDQISGEMVNLPPERVGMIMIYRPFEKVSYGIVLTAYEEIGVGDTLKSP, encoded by the coding sequence ATGAGAAGCATAGTACTGGGCGTTCTTCTGCTCTGCCTGTCGTCATCAGGGATAGCTTACGAGAGTCCGATCAAGTCAGATTCTCCCCGGGATTACATGGTAAAAAAAGGGGATACGCTGTGGGAAATTTCCAACCGCTTTCTGAAAAGTCCCTGGCTATGGCCTGAAATCTGGCACGCAAACCCCCAGATTCACAACCCCCATCTTATCTTTCCCGGTGATCTGGTGAGCCTGGTTTACATCGATGGTCGTCCAAGGCTGACGATTGTTCGTCGTGGCGAGAGTGGCAGAACCATCAAGCTCAGCCCAAAAGTAAGAACATTGCCTGCTGCAGCCGCTATTCCTGCTATCCCGCTCAGCGCAATCGATGCCTTTCTCAAGAGCAGCCGGGTATTTACCTCCAAACGGGCGTTAGACGGTGCTCCTTATATTTTTGCTTCCAGACAGGAACGAATCATAACCGGTGCGGGAGACAAGGTTTATGTCCGGGGACAAGTAGGCTCTCTGGACAAGAATCTCGACATTCTTCGAACCGGAGACGTTTTGAAGGATCCTGACAGCGGTGAAGTATTGGGTATTATTGGCCGTCAAGTGGCCGATGCCTCTCTGCAAAAAGTCGACAATGGCATTGCCAGCCTGAACATCCAGACAAGCCAGCAGGAGGTTAGACCGGGTGATAAAGTGGTGCCAGCAGACACTTTCAGCCTTCAAACTACCTTCTTTCCCAGAGCACCTGATGCGCAGGTGGAAGGCAAAATTGTTTTTGTGGTTGATGGGGTGAAAAAAGTCGGTCAGTTCAACAGCGTTATAATTAATCGGGGTATCCGGGAGGGCTTGCGTCAGGGTGATATACTCAATGCCTACAAGAACCTGAAGGTTAAGGATCAGATCAGCGGTGAAATGGTCAATCTGCCTCCTGAGAGAGTCGGCATGATCATGATTTATCGTCCTTTTGAAAAAGTGAGCTATGGTATTGTGCTGACTGCCTATGAAGAAATAGGTGTAGGAGACACTCTGAAAAGCCCCTGA
- a CDS encoding SPRY domain-containing protein: protein MVPLPECGHTSLSLKAMERQNGNNFFIPTIWDKAKSGRYIHIFEDEPTKLVRLDCFRQRTEIAMTDTGFSKGIHILDIEWPTFRRGSHPVIGVALAGTPDHGIGNTNLLGSTESSWGWDIINNKLLHNGQTIGNYPKDESNSTFAAPKTISCIIDMNAGTVGFRINGKYLGDAFSGLKHKTVFLAVSVTCIGARIAVKYIKGSNTPLSLQELSKLSVRSRVQFEEQIDHLPTAPPLKKFIAGKEVTDDVKGYDSNSIQ from the coding sequence ATGGTCCCATTGCCGGAGTGTGGTCATACATCCCTATCTTTAAAAGCCATGGAACGTCAAAATGGTAATAATTTCTTCATTCCCACCATTTGGGATAAAGCCAAAAGCGGCCGTTATATTCACATCTTCGAGGATGAGCCAACAAAATTAGTACGCCTTGACTGTTTTAGGCAAAGAACAGAGATTGCCATGACGGATACCGGCTTTTCGAAAGGCATTCATATTCTGGACATTGAATGGCCGACATTTAGGCGAGGCTCTCATCCGGTAATTGGGGTCGCACTGGCTGGAACCCCTGACCATGGAATAGGAAACACAAACCTTCTTGGTAGCACAGAGTCCTCATGGGGTTGGGATATAATAAACAACAAACTGCTTCATAATGGCCAAACTATAGGCAATTACCCCAAAGACGAATCAAACAGTACATTTGCAGCGCCGAAAACGATAAGCTGCATAATAGATATGAATGCAGGGACCGTCGGCTTCAGAATCAACGGGAAGTATTTGGGAGATGCGTTTTCGGGGCTAAAGCATAAAACCGTTTTTCTGGCTGTGAGCGTTACTTGTATTGGCGCAAGGATCGCCGTCAAATATATCAAAGGCTCAAATACCCCCCTTTCGCTACAAGAACTGTCAAAGTTGTCAGTCAGAAGTCGGGTTCAATTTGAAGAGCAGATTGACCACCTTCCTACCGCTCCACCATTAAAGAAATTCATTGCTGGTAAAGAAGTGACAGACGACGTAAAAGGTTACGATAGCAATAGCATCCAGTAA
- a CDS encoding extracellular solute-binding protein — MNTKGLFLTGWLLLLSSLLFGEVTIHKSHGLSRFHDLKYPASFKHFDYVNPQAPKGGIVSLFAHGTFDSLNPYAPQGNTLSGLPSFAYMRYGFTELNEPLMVGSGQYAPSGDEPRSAYGLIAESVEYPDDNQWIIFNLRPEARFHDGHEITSEDVIFSFKALSEKGSPRYKMQLDSIASVEALGQRKVRFNFKQPGSRQQLFHAAELPILPAHFWKNRAIDKSTLVPPLNSGPYRVSHVEPGKLIVFSRVKDYWGRDLPVNKGKYNFDTVIIHFYRDFQMAMEAFKSGGHDLHLEVVAKNWQYAYDFPAVIDGRIKKRTIPHQMAYGSSFFFFNTRRPLFRDVRVRQAITLMFDYEWTNRVIFHNAYRRSHSYFPNSSLGAIDKPTLAEQKLLSSLTPSLPNPIVTQAFLLPITSGDGQLRKQKRQSLSLLNEAGWTLKNNQLINNITQQPFVFEFIETTHATDRYLLPFKKNLESIGITMKYTVMDSSQYYARMRSRDFDMIAQLLPQTLSPGLELIDYFHSSRANDNSSRNFAGIDHPVVDQLLQKLTEVNSQQELQTLIRSLDRVLLWNYYGIPKWHSTYMRVAHWDKFGWPEQLPEYTTSFSTWWQKP; from the coding sequence ATGAACACAAAAGGACTGTTTCTAACTGGCTGGCTATTACTGCTTAGCTCGCTGCTCTTTGGAGAGGTGACCATTCACAAGTCACATGGCCTGTCGCGTTTTCACGACCTTAAATACCCGGCCAGCTTCAAGCACTTTGACTATGTGAATCCCCAAGCGCCCAAGGGAGGAATTGTCAGCCTGTTTGCCCATGGTACCTTTGACTCATTGAACCCATACGCTCCCCAGGGCAATACACTTTCCGGCCTGCCTTCATTCGCCTACATGCGTTATGGCTTTACCGAGTTGAACGAGCCATTGATGGTAGGATCAGGACAGTATGCGCCTTCGGGAGATGAACCCAGATCGGCCTACGGATTGATCGCTGAAAGCGTTGAATACCCTGATGATAATCAATGGATTATCTTCAACCTTCGCCCCGAAGCCCGTTTCCATGACGGGCATGAGATCACTTCGGAAGATGTCATCTTTTCATTCAAAGCCCTCAGTGAAAAAGGAAGCCCCCGATACAAAATGCAACTGGACTCTATCGCTTCGGTGGAGGCACTGGGCCAGAGAAAAGTCCGCTTTAACTTTAAACAGCCGGGTTCCCGCCAACAGTTATTCCACGCAGCAGAGCTTCCCATTCTGCCAGCCCACTTCTGGAAGAACAGGGCCATCGATAAATCAACCCTGGTGCCTCCTCTGAACAGCGGCCCCTACAGAGTCAGCCATGTGGAACCCGGCAAGCTGATTGTGTTCTCAAGAGTCAAGGATTACTGGGGCAGGGACTTACCCGTTAACAAGGGAAAATATAATTTCGACACGGTGATCATACACTTCTACCGCGACTTTCAGATGGCCATGGAAGCATTCAAATCCGGTGGGCACGATCTGCATCTTGAAGTCGTCGCCAAGAACTGGCAGTACGCCTACGACTTCCCCGCAGTCATCGACGGGCGTATAAAAAAACGAACCATTCCCCACCAGATGGCTTACGGCAGCAGCTTTTTCTTTTTCAATACCCGTCGTCCATTATTCAGGGATGTCCGGGTTCGCCAGGCCATTACCCTGATGTTTGATTATGAATGGACGAACCGGGTGATCTTTCATAATGCCTACCGTCGTTCTCACAGCTACTTTCCCAACAGCTCTCTGGGAGCTATTGATAAGCCAACTCTGGCCGAGCAGAAGCTACTGTCGTCATTAACTCCCTCATTACCGAACCCGATTGTCACTCAGGCATTTCTTCTTCCCATAACGTCTGGAGATGGACAGCTAAGAAAACAAAAGAGACAATCCCTTTCCCTATTGAATGAAGCAGGCTGGACCCTGAAAAACAATCAGCTGATCAACAACATCACTCAACAGCCTTTTGTTTTTGAGTTTATTGAAACCACTCACGCTACTGACCGCTATCTCTTGCCTTTCAAGAAAAACCTCGAGTCGATCGGAATCACCATGAAATACACGGTCATGGACTCCAGCCAGTATTACGCCAGAATGCGATCCCGGGACTTTGATATGATTGCACAACTACTGCCGCAGACACTCTCGCCGGGCTTGGAACTGATCGATTATTTCCATTCAAGCCGGGCCAATGACAATAGCTCCAGAAATTTTGCCGGCATTGACCATCCGGTCGTAGATCAACTCCTTCAGAAACTGACTGAAGTGAATTCACAACAAGAACTCCAAACGCTGATACGCTCACTGGACCGGGTGCTGCTATGGAACTACTACGGCATCCCGAAGTGGCACTCCACTTACATGAGGGTGGCACACTGGGACAAATTTGGCTGGCCCGAGCAACTGCCGGAATACACCACCAGCTTCAGCACCTGGTGGCAAAAGCCCTGA
- the def gene encoding peptide deformylase, giving the protein MALLEILQYPDERLRTIAEPVADVNDDIRKIVDDMLETMYKSKGVGLAATQVDIHLRIVVMDFSDDNNEPMVLINPTFEPLTEELTDLSEGCLSIPGFFELLDRPAQICLTALDRDGNEYSKDLDGLAAVCVQHELDHLNGKLFVDYLSRLKQERIRKKLVKNKRLATA; this is encoded by the coding sequence ATGGCGCTTCTTGAAATCCTCCAATACCCTGACGAAAGACTTCGCACCATTGCTGAGCCCGTGGCCGATGTAAACGACGATATTCGTAAAATCGTCGACGACATGCTGGAAACCATGTACAAATCCAAAGGCGTTGGTCTGGCGGCCACTCAGGTCGATATCCATCTGCGTATTGTGGTGATGGACTTTTCCGATGATAACAACGAACCAATGGTTCTGATCAATCCAACATTCGAACCTCTAACCGAAGAGTTGACGGATCTGTCTGAAGGCTGTCTGTCCATCCCGGGATTCTTCGAGCTGCTGGATCGCCCGGCTCAGATTTGTCTGACCGCATTGGACAGAGACGGAAACGAGTACTCAAAAGACCTCGATGGTCTGGCTGCTGTCTGCGTACAGCACGAGCTGGATCACCTGAATGGCAAACTGTTTGTGGATTATCTGTCCCGCCTGAAGCAGGAACGTATTCGCAAGAAGCTGGTGAAGAACAAGCGCCTTGCCACAGCTTAA
- the fmt gene encoding methionyl-tRNA formyltransferase, whose protein sequence is MKSLRIVFAGTPDFASAHLQPVLDSQHEVIAVYTQPDRPAGRGRKLKPSPVKALALQHEIPVFQPHSLKKDEAAREQLAALKPDLMIVVAYGLILPKSVLDIPTFGCINVHGSILPRWRGAAPIQRAIAAGDEESGVTIMQMDEGLDTGDMLIKARCPIHTTDTSSDLHDRLIEVGQPALIEAVNAVAEGTISAKKQDDGNASYAHKMSKDEARIQWNRPATDLDCLIRAFNPWPVATTELEGNTIRVWEAKPVTGNHNLAPGTLIKADKSGLDIATEEGILRLTNVQLSGSRAMPVQDLLNSRRDMFVPGKKFN, encoded by the coding sequence ATGAAAAGTCTTCGTATTGTCTTTGCCGGTACTCCGGATTTTGCCAGCGCCCACCTTCAGCCGGTTCTGGACAGTCAGCATGAAGTCATTGCCGTATACACCCAGCCAGACAGACCGGCAGGGAGGGGCAGAAAACTCAAGCCCAGCCCGGTGAAAGCGCTGGCATTGCAACATGAGATCCCGGTGTTTCAGCCACATTCTCTGAAAAAAGATGAAGCCGCCCGGGAACAACTCGCTGCGCTCAAGCCCGATCTGATGATTGTAGTGGCCTATGGTCTGATACTTCCGAAAAGTGTTCTGGATATTCCAACCTTTGGTTGCATCAATGTGCATGGATCAATTCTGCCGCGCTGGCGTGGTGCAGCCCCTATTCAGCGAGCTATTGCTGCGGGTGATGAAGAGTCCGGTGTCACCATCATGCAGATGGATGAGGGTCTGGATACTGGCGATATGCTGATTAAAGCCCGCTGCCCGATTCACACAACAGACACATCTTCCGATTTGCATGACCGTCTGATCGAAGTAGGGCAGCCGGCTCTGATTGAAGCCGTTAATGCCGTTGCTGAAGGTACTATCAGTGCAAAAAAGCAGGATGATGGCAATGCCAGTTACGCCCATAAAATGAGCAAGGACGAAGCCCGTATTCAATGGAACAGACCAGCAACTGATCTGGATTGTCTGATACGAGCATTCAACCCCTGGCCAGTGGCGACAACAGAGCTGGAAGGGAACACCATTCGGGTCTGGGAGGCAAAGCCTGTTACAGGAAACCATAATTTGGCTCCCGGTACCCTGATCAAGGCTGACAAATCAGGCCTGGATATTGCTACTGAAGAAGGCATACTGCGTCTCACTAACGTGCAGTTATCTGGCAGCCGTGCCATGCCAGTACAGGACCTGCTCAACAGCCGCAGGGATATGTTTGTACCGGGGAAAAAATTCAACTGA